In the Andrena cerasifolii isolate SP2316 chromosome 3, iyAndCera1_principal, whole genome shotgun sequence genome, tcttcccttgtaagcttcTTTATTAAGCTACGTGTTAAGGTAATTGAGCAACAGGGGATGGAACTCGGCGAACGTCGTAAGAATGATGGTGGTTCTTTATTACAATAATTTCTTTACGATATACAATGATATTATAAAGTTTTATAAGTTCTATGTCCACAACCGAATGGCAAATGCAATTCCTCGCAGCTATTTATCTTGGCGATACGAACGTATTGTACAATTTCTAATTCGCACTCGTTGCTTCTGTCGGGTTCtcctttttcgttttcttttcgCATAAAAATCATGGGACGCGGGAACAGAGAAGGGCAGAGAGGGATTGGAAAGACACgttttacaataattatttcttcGTTTTCCTTGGGCGAGGGCGCACCCCCCCGCGACACCGCGCTGATATCCGCTCAGCAACGAAACGGAAGGATAATATATTACAGGATAGAAATCgctaataacgtaaccattGATAACACTTAACGCAATGTACACGATACACGTATTGGCTTATATCGTTAAGGGAATAAGATGATACTGCATTCCGCGTGTGACGAGACTGGAAACCCGTGGCCGATCGTCCTCTACTTTTGCCAcggcaacgaacaacgaacgccTATCGTCAATTTTACCTCCGAAGCTTGTTCCTCATTTTTATCACAGAAGTGCACGCGCAGCGAGCGACGTTAAAATTCTATTTGCTCTAACGATAAGATATATCCGCCGCCACGAATGAGATCGTCAATCTCGCACACGCCCATGCACACACGCGCGCCTCTCCTCGCGAAATAGAAACGCACCTAGGGGCGGCGCCGCCCCTAGGTTCTCCCCAACGAAATCTCCCGATTTTGGAACACGTGCAACAAAGTGCTCGCCGTTTTAGCTTGCTCCCTGTACACAACATGGCACGTCCTGATCCTACGATCGCGCGGCACAGCGTGACCAAAATTCCCGTACCTTGGCGCCGCGTCCAccatttctttctcttcttcttcctccctcTATTTGTATATTCCTTCTTAACGCGATACAGTTGCTTAGCTTTATTCAAGTACTCTCCGTTTTCTACGTGCTCGTAGAAGTCTTACTTTTTAGCTAACCACTAGTCTATGTACAGAcgcgtttgttttttttatataaaagtcgAGATGCTTCCGTGCTTAACGGCCCGAGGCCAATTTCATTGGTCCCTTCGCGAAGGCGATGGCATATAAAGTaacaaaaaagagaaaaaaaaaacagtaatagAGCGTCGTAAAGTTTAAGTAGAATCGCGAGACAAGATTCGGATGCGAGTCGAGCTTCGAGGACTCTTCCTTCTCGTTTGGTTCTCTCGTTGTTCATCGAGCCCTGGCCGATCTTCGAGTCGCGACTCGGAAAGTCTTCAGATTCGGGCAGTAAACTAAGTAGGACAATTCGTTGTACTGTCGTAGCTTACTGCGATACGAAACAGGCAGCTTGATAGGGGGATCGATGACAGTCTGAGGTGTTCATGAGTGTCCTCGAGAAGCAGTAGAACGTTTCTTATCACAGTCAACGGTGAACCGCGTTGATGTACCGCACCTAGGGCGGTTTAAGTTCCATCGGATCTTCGCACGATCCCTGAACGATTCCGCGTACAATTTCTGCCATCCCCTGCTTCGGTTTCAGATTGAAATAAAGAGACTCGCGTTCCAAACGAAGTATCGTTACGAAGGATTTTAACAAAAGCTTAAAAAACGTAGAAAATAGGTTCCGATGATTTCGATGCTTTGGAAGACAGGGGGTTCGCATTATTATTCTGTCGTTCGCGGTTCAGGCGCTGTGCTAGAATGAAGGGAAACCTATTTCCTGCAGAACGCAGGGGGGAAATGGGGAAGTACGAAGTCAGCGACTAAAAACGGGAGGTCACAGTGATGGATGTGCTGATTACACAGCCAACTAAAATTTGATCTTTTCcaagaataaaaatttgtctTGTACATAAAAATCAATCTAATTTGAACTAATTCAGACGTCGTGCTGGATACTTTGCTCCAAAACGGGTATATTCTTACGTGCCCCTTCATGGGGCGATTTACCTCAATTAAAACGCACCTTTAGACTGCAGAAACATTACCGATAGAATGTCTCCGTGAATGATGCACGTTGGCACAAGTCCACGGCCACGTGTCTGCTAATTCTCCCTCTACTTTCGTAAGAAAAAGTATGAAATCGATGATCCTATCGCTATGACCTCTCTGTGCAGGTCGAAAGCGAAGTTGGAAGATAAGAGAGAATCAATTGTCTATGCCATTTACTGCACGTCGATCCTTAAACTTTTAGTAGCCTTAACGAAGTGGTAGACAGTACTTTATTTACAAGCCACGGTAAATGGCACATTAAGATTATCTTTGCACTACTCGTTCATCGTACGCGCGCGTAAGAGTTCGTCGCGCGCGAGAGAGTCGTTCCCCTCGCGGCGGTGACATCTTCCTGGTGAAATTAGCACAGTCCACGCGTTCTACGTCTAATCACATCAAACACGGCACTCGTGAGAAGTGTCCTTTCTAAGTACTCTGAGGGATCCCCGTTTCGGGGAACAGGATTCGTGCGTGCACCTGTTCGTGCTCGTTTATTCGCCCGCTTCCGTCGAGATCGAGCCGACCTCGAGCAACGGCTATCCGAACGATACCGAATTCTCTAGCTCCGTCCTGGAACTAACTGAACAGTCCTTGCTTAGCGTCGTTTAGAAGGCTCGGCTTCAGACGGTCGTCTCGTTTTTCCTGAGGGGCTTCAACGGCTGCAACTCCCGCTCCAGCCGATCGAAATCGTTGTAGTACTCGTGGTCGGACTCCTCCTCGGAACTCCTTTGTCTCACCTGAGACCCAAACGTTCCGTTCGTCAGTACCTTCTCCAGGTCCGGCGTTGGAATGCCTAAAGTCTGCGGGGTCAACGGCCCCTCGTCCTGGGACATGATGTACTCGGGATTATCCAGCGACGTCTTGCCTGGGATTGTCAGGAATTCAGGGTACTTCCGGTAACCGTTGTTGACTCGCTTCGGCTCCATTTCTGGAAACGATAAGGCGTCGCGTAAAAATTTGGCGTCGACAAGTAACTTCTTCTCGTTGGTAGAATAAAGCGAAAGGAAATAGGAGGAagcatttgtgcaataaagttTCATCTACCGAGTGCCGAACACACCGGTGTTTAAAGCAGTTGCCTCTGGAATTACTTCCAGCGAATGCATTTCGTGCCTAcggtaatttttaatactatcGGTGCCTACCCGCTGGTTTCGAGTCCCCTATGAGATCCATGTACTGCGTCGTGTTCGTCGGCAACTGCGGCGATGGCATCAAGTAATCGTCTTCGTCTAATGGCAAGTCCAGCTTCAGGTTTCCTACTTGAGCCTGTTGATGGGCGGAGTTCACTTCGCCGTCGTAACAGTCGTCCGTCACGTCGCAATCTTTAACAGACGATAATTATTCCAATTGTAGCTTCATTTAGCATTTCTACAGCAGCAGGCGAGATATTAAGAACCATTTTTACCTTTAACGCCAATCATTTTCAACGGATCCGAGCAGTATCTTGAACTGGAGCTATCCGACACACCGCCGTGCCCACAATGCCCATTTGGTGGCGCATAGTGAGCATGCTGAGCGGAATTTCCTGGCTCGTGCGACGCATTTCCGTTTCGATGATTCGCCCCGAACCTCAACAGCTCCCTGTCCCAATTCTGTTGGTTTTGGGGCGTGGGAGAGTCGGCGGCGAGCGGTTTTCCGTTCGGCCAGCAAGCTTTCACGGGCGTGTCCGGCGGAGAGCCGGAAGCGCTGGATGTTGAAAGCCCTGGCGGTATGGGAGCCCTAGATTTCGGCTGAAGGTACTCGTCAGCGTCCACAAGCGCTTCGGGACCGTCCATGGCTGACGCGAGATTTCGTATCATCTCCTTTTCGTCCTGCAAACATGGGGGGACATAAACTTAACATTGAAATCGGAATAGTTCACATTACAGTGAGGAAGTGGTAATATTCAGAAGAAAACTTAATTCTTTCCATGATACACGAAGGATTCGAGTCATTCAGAGAGGTGGATTTTGTACGTGTTACGGTCGTAATACTAACCTGCAGTGTATACGAAGGTAATCTCATGTACTTGTCGCCTTTGATGGCGAGGTATCGACCAGGATCTCTGGACATCTTCGCAAAGTCCTCCGCCAGCTCCTTGAAGCTGGGCCTAGACTCCGCGTCCAACATCCAACACTTGATCATGATCATGTACACGTCGATCGTGCAGATCGCCGGTTGAGGTAGCCTCTCGCCTTTCTCCAACAGCTCTGGCACGTTTCGAGCTGGCACGTTCTCGTACGGCCTGCCACCGTACGTTAGCACCTCCCAGATGGTCACACCGAAGGCCCAAACGTCTGACTTGTGAGTGAACACTCGATGTTGAATGCACTCAAGGGCCAGCCACTTGATCGGCATTTTGCCACCGGCAGCCTTGTACTGTTCCTCGTTGATGTCCAGAAGCTTGGCTAGGCCGAAGTCGGTGATCTTGACGCAATTGGGCGTTTGGACGAGAACGTTCCGAGCAGCGAGATCACGATGAACCAGTCTTCTTTCCTCCAGATAGGCCATGCCCCTGGCGATCTGCGTGCACCAATTCAGCAGCGCTTTCGAGCCGATTTTGTCCTTGAATCTGCGCACGAAGTCGAGCAGACAGCCCAACGGCATCAGCTGAGTGACGAGCATCATCTGCGAGGTCATGCACACGGCCAGCAGCTGGAGCAGGTTGGGGTGCTCCACGCTGGCCATGATGTACGCTTCGTCGAGGAACTCCTTCGAAGTATTCGCCCCGGTACCGTCGTGCAGGACCTTTATAGCCACTGGTATCTTCACGTTTTCTCCCTTCGGCACCCAGACACCTTTGTACACGTTGCCGAACGCACCGTAACCCAGAATCCCGCCCTTCCTCATCTCCTCCTCCTTGATGATGCGCAACTTGGCCAGGTTCGGCTTCACGCCAGTCGGGCGCAAGGGCTCGTTGTCGTCCAAACCAGTCAAAGCCATCGTCATCTTCACCGTGTTCTCCTTTGCTTTGGCCCGCACACGCCAGAAGTACATGATCACTCCTGCCACCACGATGAACAGCAGAGTGAACACCACGACGCTGGCTAGGATAGCTGGCTGAAGTTCGTTCTCCAATTGGAAGCCGGGCCCGGTTTCCAGGGAGCAGTATGGCTCGCTGTCTTGTGGGAAGATCTTGTGAGGATATTCGGGAGGACACGTTTCCGTGCAGTTGAAGGTTGTCGCGTTGCCATCTATATCCTCGTCCTGAAACGATGCAGAAGACTGCACGGTTAGAAACACCGCGGTGGAAGCTTAGTGACTAAACCTTTTATTTGTCAGTTATCCCAATTACTTTATTTAATTCGTCTCGTCTTTGTGTAATTCAAGCATTCTTATCGAGCTTCTTTCCGTGTCACTTATTTCTTCAAATTACTTAATTGCATATATTACTCACCACATTGATCTTGTAGTTCCGGCACTTGTAGCATTGATTCGGGCCCGGTCCAAAGCACCCTCGACACTCGCTGAAGCACGGTATGCAAAGCTGAGTGTCGGCGTCCGCAAAGTGATCCGCGGGGCACTCGTCCTCGCACTGCTCGCCTCTTTTGTATTTCGTGCATTCCTGGCAAACGTGCTCGTGGAAACCGTAGCCAGTGCACTTCTTGCAACGGGGGTGGCACTTGCGGCAGACGGCCTTCCCTGCCAGAGGCTTCAGGGGTCCTTGTTCCTGAGGACTTATCCATTCGTAGTAatgtccttaaaaaaaaaattatattcgttTTTACATAATCATCTTTGCAGTTTGATTCCAAGTAGATAATATTGATTTAACCACTTCACTATGTCTTCCAACCACAATGCAGAGATCAAGGTACAAATTATCAAAAATATCCTTGTGTTTCTTTATGCGTTATATATTTGGATCCGTGGATCTATGAAGTACTCTATCAAGAGTCGCTTACCGTCAGGACAGGGCTCCCTCTTCTGCAAGCATCCCTCAGGTACATGATCGTTCATGATCGCCTTATCGCAGCTGTGGCATCCATTAGGTCCAATGTTGTTCTCCGGTCCCTCGCATCCACCCACGCAGTTCTCGTGGCACTCCTTGCACACGCCGTTGTCGTTATACTTGGAGGACGGGCACTCGGGCACGCAGAACGGGCCGTCTCGCGCGTGTTTGCATTTGGTGCAATGCTCCGCGTTCGGCCCGTTGCATAAACCGTCGCATTCCTCGTGGCACAGCTTGCAGGTCTTCTCGTCCGCCTGGTAAATCCTAGGGCGGAACAAAGGTAGTTCGTGAGCGTCTGACTTCGAATCACTTACAGCGCTTGGCGACGGGCAAAAGCAATGCTCGGGAGCTGCGCGCGTTTATGCGGCGCGTGAAACGGAAAGTTAAAGTCCCTTCAGGCTAACGTAGTTTTACCTTCGATCCACAATCTGAGGTGGGCAAATTTGACACAACAGAAGGAACACATGTTATTGGGAAGTTCGTACAAGTTTGTTGAGTAGTTTGACTCGCTCGAGTATACCCTTACCCTGGCGCTTTGCAGTCTTGAAGGCAATCGTTCCCCAGAATGAAGTTCTTGCAGGACAAACACTGCGCTGGACCGGGTCCCCAACAACCCTCCTCAGAGCACTGCTCGTCGCACACCAATCCATCTTTCACTGTAATTAGAGGAAAGTCAATTACAAGTTACTGAGCTGGCGATGTTACGTCGCCCGATGCGGGATACACGACGATGCTTACCGCATTCACTCTCGTTCCGATTATTCGACAACAGACTCTCGTGCTCCGACGACTTCTTGATCCTGGTCCAGTTGATGCTCTGCGCGTAACACAGGTTCTTGTTCTCAAGAATGGCGATGGAGCCGGAGTAGATTTTCTTGAGGGAACTGAGCCCGAACGAGACCAACGACGTCTTCACGATATACAGCGATGCGAAGTATTCGGTGAGTGTTCTCCCGCCGATCACCTCGAGGTTCCGGAAGTACGACAGATTCTTGAAGTCCTTGTGGTCCCCTTGGATGTTCAAGAAGCCGGTGATCTCCTTCAGCGTGCTGAACTCTTCCAGCTTGTCCGGGTGCATCTTCTCGTATCGTTTGCCGAAGCTGAAGTTCGGGTAGACGTGCTGGAAACCTTGGAAGCTCTGGTCCAGAATCGTGATCGATCCCTCGATGATCGTGCAATCCTTGAAGCTGTCTATGTTCCCGGAGTGCACCTTCTCCACGCCCTTGCAGGTTTTCGGGCAAGGGCCGTCGCAGGGCACGCACTCGCCTTTCATAGACTTCTTCTTCGGCGGGCACGATCTCACGCAAGCTCCGTTGTCTTTCAGAAGGTGTTCCGGGCACATTCTCACGCAGGTTGCACCATACGCGTACTTCCCGTCAGGATTAGCCTCCCACGAATACGTCGTAGGATTATACCTGAAGCGAGCGTCACCGTTTCAATGGGCAGTCGTAAAATTTACAGGGGAATCGAACTGCAAGCGTGTGCACTTATGCGCGACTCTGAACCGAGAAATCGATACTGGATAGGATGCGGTGAAGATTTATTGTGAATAAGGTTACCATTGTCAAacattttactgtttttcaatCGCTTTAAGCTTGAGAATTACGTGCGTATAAAACCGTTTCATGTATTCAGCTCTCGATCACTGTTCACGGTATCTGAGTACTCCGTGACAGATAAGGATATATATTTATGCAGTATAACTTTAATTACAGTCGATCCAATCGCACAGTAGTGCGAGTCAACGGATCAGCTCACCTACAGTGGCCTCTACGCGAACGTCGGGGCTTTCAGTTAAATTCCCACAATTAAATCAATTAATCCATCTTCAATTAAGGTTTTAATATGAAGTGACTCGAAACTCGCGGTTCATTGGCGGAGATACAGCAGCGCCCTTAATGATTCTGTGGATCTACTTACTTTTGCATCGGCGGGCATTCCTGCGTGCACACACCGTCGTCGAAGAAGTTTTTGCAGGCAAGGCAGTCGCTCTGTTTCGGGCCCGTGCAGCCACCAGCGCAAAAAAGATGGCAACACTCTCGTGGATTGGGCCCGAAGCACCTGCCCTGCCAGCACTGGGGCGAACAGTTCGTCTTCGAGTACCTCTGGCAATTCTCTGGCCCCTCGCCCCAGCATCCTTGCTCGCAGCTCTTATCGCAGTGCGGGCAGACGCGCTCCGGTGACGTGAAATTATACACGTAGAAGTACGTCCCACCCTGGCCAGTGATTATTTCGTCCCAGTTGATCGTTTTGATGTGGCACAGGTTGTAATTGTTGTACATGCCCACGCTCCCGTTCAGGATATCTGGCAATCACACGCGTCATTTACTTCGCTTCAAGCGCACAGTCGGCAGCGAGGCACTAATGCCGGGGTGAAAGAGTTATTTTGCATCTTACAATGTATCGTACGGAGGctaactcctatcgcgaatgtAGAAAATTAAGCATAGATGCTATCGAATGGCCCATTACAGTGCGTTTGTTTTTAAAGAGCAAGGAGGAATGCTATTGCGTCTTAGATTACTTGGTCTCAGACCCAAACTTTCGAACGTATCGATAGGAAAGGAGAAATAAGAAGGCCACTTAGCGCTCACCTCGAAGGGCCGGCATCTCCAAGTTCTGCATCTGACACATCGTAACGAACAGGGCGAATTCGGCATCGTGGATGTTGAGCTTGAAGAGGGTCCTACCGCGTATGATTTGCAACCGCGGCAGAACGATCTTCCGCACGTCCACGTGGCTGATGAGCACATACCCTGTGACCTCTCGTATGTACTGGAGGAAGCTGAGGTCGAATGTCTCGTTCTGGAGCCACGTGATCTCCAAGTTGCCGTCGACGTAAGTACAGTTGGTGTACCGGTCTCGAAGATTCCGGTAGTGGTGCTGCTTGTTGGACGGAACGGAGAGGCGGCCATTGGTCCCGATGCAAACTGTAACAAGAAGGAACGGATATAAACTGTGATCTCGTAAATAAAGGAAATCTATGCAGTCGCTATGAGAACTGAACCCCTCCTGTTCTACTGCTATTCATATAATGAAGCGACACCTTCAACGACCGTGGCTTGGAAAGTAGATATGTACGATTAGAGAGTACATACATGTACTATCGATTGAATCATAATGTCATTTAGTAAATGACTGAAATATAAGCACTGCTCACACGACTTCCGTGCGTCAACGACCCTTCCTGGGTTAGAGCCACCGAGCGGAACAGGCTGAGGTCG is a window encoding:
- the Egfr gene encoding epidermal growth factor receptor isoform X2 produces the protein MGPAKILGVCALFVLVYVVRADVIEERVCIGTNGRLSVPSNKQHHYRNLRDRYTNCTYVDGNLEITWLQNETFDLSFLQYIREVTGYVLISHVDVRKIVLPRLQIIRGRTLFKLNIHDAEFALFVTMCQMQNLEMPALRDILNGSVGMYNNYNLCHIKTINWDEIITGQGGTYFYVYNFTSPERVCPHCDKSCEQGCWGEGPENCQRYSKTNCSPQCWQGRCFGPNPRECCHLFCAGGCTGPKQSDCLACKNFFDDGVCTQECPPMQKYNPTTYSWEANPDGKYAYGATCVRMCPEHLLKDNGACVRSCPPKKKSMKGECVPCDGPCPKTCKGVEKVHSGNIDSFKDCTIIEGSITILDQSFQGFQHVYPNFSFGKRYEKMHPDKLEEFSTLKEITGFLNIQGDHKDFKNLSYFRNLEVIGGRTLTEYFASLYIVKTSLVSFGLSSLKKIYSGSIAILENKNLCYAQSINWTRIKKSSEHESLLSNNRNESECVKDGLVCDEQCSEEGCWGPGPAQCLSCKNFILGNDCLQDCKAPGIYQADEKTCKLCHEECDGLCNGPNAEHCTKCKHARDGPFCVPECPSSKYNDNGVCKECHENCVGGCEGPENNIGPNGCHSCDKAIMNDHVPEGCLQKREPCPDGHYYEWISPQEQGPLKPLAGKAVCRKCHPRCKKCTGYGFHEHVCQECTKYKRGEQCEDECPADHFADADTQLCIPCFSECRGCFGPGPNQCYKCRNYKINVDEDIDGNATTFNCTETCPPEYPHKIFPQDSEPYCSLETGPGFQLENELQPAILASVVVFTLLFIVVAGVIMYFWRVRAKAKENTVKMTMALTGLDDNEPLRPTGVKPNLAKLRIIKEEEMRKGGILGYGAFGNVYKGVWVPKGENVKIPVAIKVLHDGTGANTSKEFLDEAYIMASVEHPNLLQLLAVCMTSQMMLVTQLMPLGCLLDFVRRFKDKIGSKALLNWCTQIARGMAYLEERRLVHRDLAARNVLVQTPNCVKITDFGLAKLLDINEEQYKAAGGKMPIKWLALECIQHRVFTHKSDVWAFGVTIWEVLTYGGRPYENVPARNVPELLEKGERLPQPAICTIDVYMIMIKCWMLDAESRPSFKELAEDFAKMSRDPGRYLAIKGDKYMRLPSYTLQDEKEMIRNLASAMDGPEALVDADEYLQPKSRAPIPPGLSTSSASGSPPDTPVKACWPNGKPLAADSPTPQNQQNWDRELLRFGANHRNGNASHEPGNSAQHAHYAPPNGHCGHGGVSDSSSSRYCSDPLKMIGVKDCDVTDDCYDGEVNSAHQQAQVGNLKLDLPLDEDDYLMPSPQLPTNTTQYMDLIGDSKPAEMEPKRVNNGYRKYPEFLTIPGKTSLDNPEYIMSQDEGPLTPQTLGIPTPDLEKVLTNGTFGSQVRQRSSEEESDHEYYNDFDRLERELQPLKPLRKNETTV
- the Egfr gene encoding epidermal growth factor receptor isoform X1, with translation MFQHRHGPRTLSTCNLFGVTFLLLIAAGSYDVSADLNSEFVKGKICIGTNGRLSVPSNKQHHYRNLRDRYTNCTYVDGNLEITWLQNETFDLSFLQYIREVTGYVLISHVDVRKIVLPRLQIIRGRTLFKLNIHDAEFALFVTMCQMQNLEMPALRDILNGSVGMYNNYNLCHIKTINWDEIITGQGGTYFYVYNFTSPERVCPHCDKSCEQGCWGEGPENCQRYSKTNCSPQCWQGRCFGPNPRECCHLFCAGGCTGPKQSDCLACKNFFDDGVCTQECPPMQKYNPTTYSWEANPDGKYAYGATCVRMCPEHLLKDNGACVRSCPPKKKSMKGECVPCDGPCPKTCKGVEKVHSGNIDSFKDCTIIEGSITILDQSFQGFQHVYPNFSFGKRYEKMHPDKLEEFSTLKEITGFLNIQGDHKDFKNLSYFRNLEVIGGRTLTEYFASLYIVKTSLVSFGLSSLKKIYSGSIAILENKNLCYAQSINWTRIKKSSEHESLLSNNRNESECVKDGLVCDEQCSEEGCWGPGPAQCLSCKNFILGNDCLQDCKAPGIYQADEKTCKLCHEECDGLCNGPNAEHCTKCKHARDGPFCVPECPSSKYNDNGVCKECHENCVGGCEGPENNIGPNGCHSCDKAIMNDHVPEGCLQKREPCPDGHYYEWISPQEQGPLKPLAGKAVCRKCHPRCKKCTGYGFHEHVCQECTKYKRGEQCEDECPADHFADADTQLCIPCFSECRGCFGPGPNQCYKCRNYKINVDEDIDGNATTFNCTETCPPEYPHKIFPQDSEPYCSLETGPGFQLENELQPAILASVVVFTLLFIVVAGVIMYFWRVRAKAKENTVKMTMALTGLDDNEPLRPTGVKPNLAKLRIIKEEEMRKGGILGYGAFGNVYKGVWVPKGENVKIPVAIKVLHDGTGANTSKEFLDEAYIMASVEHPNLLQLLAVCMTSQMMLVTQLMPLGCLLDFVRRFKDKIGSKALLNWCTQIARGMAYLEERRLVHRDLAARNVLVQTPNCVKITDFGLAKLLDINEEQYKAAGGKMPIKWLALECIQHRVFTHKSDVWAFGVTIWEVLTYGGRPYENVPARNVPELLEKGERLPQPAICTIDVYMIMIKCWMLDAESRPSFKELAEDFAKMSRDPGRYLAIKGDKYMRLPSYTLQDEKEMIRNLASAMDGPEALVDADEYLQPKSRAPIPPGLSTSSASGSPPDTPVKACWPNGKPLAADSPTPQNQQNWDRELLRFGANHRNGNASHEPGNSAQHAHYAPPNGHCGHGGVSDSSSSRYCSDPLKMIGVKDCDVTDDCYDGEVNSAHQQAQVGNLKLDLPLDEDDYLMPSPQLPTNTTQYMDLIGDSKPAEMEPKRVNNGYRKYPEFLTIPGKTSLDNPEYIMSQDEGPLTPQTLGIPTPDLEKVLTNGTFGSQVRQRSSEEESDHEYYNDFDRLERELQPLKPLRKNETTV